Proteins encoded together in one Bacillota bacterium window:
- the cas2 gene encoding CRISPR-associated endonuclease Cas2: protein MARIDIVVTYDVNTEDAAGRKRLRKVAKICEAYGQRVQKSVFECSVTAPQMERMRHRLLKVIDTEADSLRIYRLVGGREGCVETYGRDTYEDYESPQIV from the coding sequence ATGGCACGCATCGATATCGTGGTCACCTATGACGTCAACACGGAGGACGCCGCCGGGCGCAAGCGGTTGCGCAAAGTGGCGAAAATCTGCGAGGCATACGGACAGCGCGTGCAGAAGTCGGTATTCGAGTGCAGTGTCACCGCTCCGCAGATGGAACGGATGCGCCACCGGCTGCTGAAAGTGATCGACACGGAAGCGGACAGCCTGCGCATCTATCGCCTCGTTGGCGGGCGCGAGGGGTGTGTGGAGACCTACGGCAGGGACACCTACGAGGACTATGAATCGCCCCAAATTGTATAA